The DNA region CAGTGGGTGCTGCGAAAGCTGGTCTGCCGAAGCCGCAAAGTGCAGCAGCTCGGTTTCCGAGGTTCCCTGAACGGGAATGAGGTCAGTCAGAGCAGGTTTGCCTTCGGTCAATGTGCCCGTCTTGTCAAAGATAACCGTGTTGACGCTCGCATTGGCTTCCAAGGCACCCGCATTCTTGAAGAGTACGCCTTCTTTCGCGCCGCGTCCGACCCCAACAGTGATGGCCGTGGGTGTGGCCAGCGCTAAAGCGTCAGGGCAGGCAATCACAATGGCAGATACCGCTACAGTCAGGGCGAAAATAATGTCCTGGCCCAATAGCGTCCATATGATGAAAGCCAGTAAGCCGCTGCCCAGAGCCACGAAGACCAGGTACTTCCCGGCGGTATCCGCCAGTTGCTGTGCTGGAGCCTTACTAGCCTGCGCGTTCTGCACCATCTGCACGATGCGCGACAGGGCGGTGTCGGCCCCAACGGCGGTGGCCCTGAACTGAAACGCGCCATTCTGGTTCACGGTGCCGCCTGTGACCTTCGACCCGCTGGTCTTGGCGACGGGCACGGGTTCCCCACTGATCATGCTCTCGTCCACATAGGACTCCCCGCTGACCACCTCGCCGTCCACGGGTAAGCGGTCTCCTGGGCGGATGGCGATGATGTCCCCGGCGATGACCTGCTCCACTGGAACTTCGACTTCTTGCCCATCACGAACCACACGGGCAGTTGCGGGTGCCAGCTTCAAGAGGGCTTCTACTGCCCGCCCGGTAGCAAAACGTGAGCGCATTTCCAACCAGTGCCCTAGCAGGGAAAGGGTAGTCAGCATGGCCGCCGCCTCGAAGAACACATCCTGGCTGCTAAGCGCCGCAGTGGCCCAAAGTGAATACAGATAGGACACGAGAATGCCCAGGGCGATCAGGGTCATCATGTTCGCCTCGCCCCGCCGCAGGGCACGCCACGCCGCCGAAATAAACGGCCAGCCGCCCCACCACACCACCGGGGTTGCCAGGATCAGCCCGAACCAGTTCATGCCGAGGCCGAAGGGTGGCATCGCCCGGAAGCCGATGGCCTCCCCAATCGGGGAGTACAGCACGATGGGCAGGGTCAGGATCAGCGATACAACGAAGCGCCGCAGCATGTCATTCACCATCGCTGCGCCGTGGCCCGCATGTTCGTCATGGCCAGCGTGGCTCATCTGATGCCCAGCGTGAGGGGCGGCAGAGTGATGGTGGGCATGCTGGTGTTGTTCGTGGCCTATAGCTGGCTGGCCCGGCTGCGATTGGGAAGGGCTGCATTTCTGGCAGCTGCAAACGTAACTCGCCTGTTCGATGCGGGTTCGAAGGGTCTGTTCACTTGTCTGTGCCGGGTCATAGCCCAGGTGCGCCACGCTTCGGGTACGGTCCAGGTAAACACTGGAGACTCCAGGTAACCGTTGCAGAAAGTCTTCCGCACCCTGTAAATCTGTTCCGCCAGAGCAGTTTTTCAGCGCCACTTCCAGTACGCCCCGCTGAGTGCGTTGATGAGTCATAACATCGTCCCTCCTGCCTGAACTGTAGAAGGGAAGTATTCAGCTCTTGTAAGGCTCAAGGCTGGGCCAGAGGCAACGTGAAGGCAAAGGTACTGCCTTTCCCTGGAGTGGA from Deinococcus radiophilus includes:
- a CDS encoding copper-translocating P-type ATPase, producing MTHQRTQRGVLEVALKNCSGGTDLQGAEDFLQRLPGVSSVYLDRTRSVAHLGYDPAQTSEQTLRTRIEQASYVCSCQKCSPSQSQPGQPAIGHEQHQHAHHHSAAPHAGHQMSHAGHDEHAGHGAAMVNDMLRRFVVSLILTLPIVLYSPIGEAIGFRAMPPFGLGMNWFGLILATPVVWWGGWPFISAAWRALRRGEANMMTLIALGILVSYLYSLWATAALSSQDVFFEAAAMLTTLSLLGHWLEMRSRFATGRAVEALLKLAPATARVVRDGQEVEVPVEQVIAGDIIAIRPGDRLPVDGEVVSGESYVDESMISGEPVPVAKTSGSKVTGGTVNQNGAFQFRATAVGADTALSRIVQMVQNAQASKAPAQQLADTAGKYLVFVALGSGLLAFIIWTLLGQDIIFALTVAVSAIVIACPDALALATPTAITVGVGRGAKEGVLFKNAGALEANASVNTVIFDKTGTLTEGKPALTDLIPVQGTSETELLHFAASADQLSQHPLAEAIVRGAEEQGVVLSQTQAFNSLSGLGVEAQIDGVQVLIGNRKLMEQQQIRTAGLTSQAEQLATDGKTTMYVAADGRLLGLVAVADRTRESAKVAVQSLHELNIQTVMLTGDNRTTAEAVARQLGIDTVIADVLPEQKADKVKDLQAQGRKVAMVGDGVNDAPALAQAEVGVAIGAGTDVAVETADVVLMKSDPASVATSISLSRQVQSKIKQNLFWAAIYNLLAIPVAAGALYPSMGLLLRPEWAALLMSASTLIVTFNALLLNTTRLDSTHKLSPS